From Mannheimia pernigra, one genomic window encodes:
- a CDS encoding glutathione S-transferase family protein, with translation MKLYGLVGSCSFVPHVALEWVKLHTNQDYEFQAVNRKFIKTPAFLALNPRGAVPLLIDGDLVLSQNQAIVHYLDELYPDAKLFGSKTARDKAKASRWLAYFNADVHKSFVPLFRLPNYAEGNEALITTIRQQAAEQILEQLAVANEHLESHIFFGETISVADVYLYIMLNWCRRLGLDFSHLSQLSAFMQRVEADKGVDNVREQEGLKG, from the coding sequence ATGAAATTATATGGTTTAGTTGGCTCTTGCTCATTCGTACCACACGTTGCTTTAGAATGGGTAAAACTTCACACAAATCAAGACTACGAATTTCAAGCGGTAAATCGTAAATTTATTAAAACGCCAGCATTTTTGGCATTAAACCCACGAGGGGCAGTGCCACTTTTAATTGATGGCGATTTAGTACTTTCACAAAACCAAGCGATTGTTCACTATTTAGATGAACTCTATCCAGATGCTAAACTTTTTGGCAGCAAAACCGCACGCGATAAAGCGAAAGCCTCTCGCTGGTTAGCTTATTTTAACGCAGATGTACATAAATCCTTCGTGCCACTTTTCCGCTTACCCAATTATGCAGAAGGTAATGAAGCGTTAATTACCACGATTCGCCAGCAAGCCGCTGAACAGATATTAGAACAACTTGCGGTGGCAAACGAACATTTGGAAAGCCACATATTCTTTGGTGAGACAATTTCTGTTGCTGATGTCTATCTCTACATTATGCTTAACTGGTGTCGTCGTTTAGGCTTAGATTTCTCTCACCTTTCACAACTTTCTGCGTTTATGCAGCGAGTTGAAGCAGATAAAGGGGTAGATAACGTTCGTGAGCAAGAAGGATTGAAAGGCTAA